ATCAGCCGACAAATCAATAACCTTGATTCCTTTGTTAACGGCTGTTTTAACAGCTAGTTGGGATGCCGCATGCGGCAATGCGCAAAAGAGGACATCAATTTGGTCAAACAAATCCGTTTCTTCGATTTCAATTGCAGAGAACCCTTTATCAAAAATCGCTTTTAAATGGGGGTAGCGACTTGAAAAAGCTGCATCGGCATAATTATTGGAATGAACGAAGACTAATTCAATGTCTTGACGTTGAACGAGTAAACGGACCAGTTCTGCGCCAGCATAGCCGCTAGCACCGAGAATACCTACTTTTATCACGAAATCACTTCCTTTAGTTGTTCGTTAGCGACATAATGATAAGCATTTCTCGCTTCACCATCTGCCGGAAAAATATGACCACAGAAACTAAATCCAAATTTCTGAATAACATGAATCATTGGTTTATTGGTTTCATGTGTATATATACGAATATTAGAATAATGGTCTAAGACCCACCTCATACAGTACTGACTCGCCCCCTTTAACTTACCATTGGTACACATTCTATGAATGGTGACATAAGGATCATGAGAAAGCCAATCCCCATTAGTCAATGTATCAAAAAGTGGATTATGGTCTTGTAGTAAATAAAAAGTTGCTACTATGGTTCCTTTTGGTAAAAGGGGTTCTTCTGCTTCATCGGTGACACAAACATAGGAATAGCCACTTTGAATATCAGCTTCTAATACAGCTTGGCTAGGGTCACCATTTTGCCATTGGTAAATATTTCCTAATTGCCGTTGGAGTTTTCTGCCATAGTCAAACATATCCATTAAGATAGGTAAATCGACCCAGCTCGTTTGTCTAATTTTCAAAGCCTACACCTCTAATTCTCCTAATAAATCTGTTAAAGCAGTCACCATAGCATCTATTTCCTCATAGCTAATCGTCAATGGCGGGATAAACCGCAAAATAGTTCCTTGCGTACAATTAATAATAAAACCTTTCGCCAACATCTCTTGAACGATTGTTGCACCAGCACTGTTAAGCTCTAAACCTAGTAGTAACCCTTTTCCTCTGACCTCTTTAATTAACGGCTGATTGGCTTGTAGGTTTAGCAGTTGTTTTTTCATATAATGACTTTTTTCTTTAACAGTATCTAAAAAGCCTTCCTTTAGTAATTCTTCT
This genomic interval from Jeotgalibaca arthritidis contains the following:
- a CDS encoding GNAT family N-acetyltransferase, yielding MKIRQTSWVDLPILMDMFDYGRKLQRQLGNIYQWQNGDPSQAVLEADIQSGYSYVCVTDEAEEPLLPKGTIVATFYLLQDHNPLFDTLTNGDWLSHDPYVTIHRMCTNGKLKGASQYCMRWVLDHYSNIRIYTHETNKPMIHVIQKFGFSFCGHIFPADGEARNAYHYVANEQLKEVIS